In the Chroococcidiopsis sp. SAG 2025 genome, one interval contains:
- a CDS encoding response regulator, producing the protein MVLDAASLEAITQEIRTCFLYEDAPDQLSVLEQGIRQLQATDPEVNLSGLYSTMLRAAHSLKGGAGIAQFTTLSRLSHHLEDLLQALQHERVEQQELAHELISLSIEQIGSLIVTAIGNPEGVDRLEATTLLPTTTAIENLLQSLPPSPRAEVTGEEFLLPNSQTFNPSAPQFPPTDSQLLNDSLAIASGIRSLNLKIPVSRLERIDNTIGELFISYERLSLYQEQLHQVDLTLKQRAAQLNPLSEDMQALYNQLAALGRKSREQGRAGSREQGEESRGDQEQRNWGVGGTEGERNLQSPHPTPHTPQRQSPQRGTPPHGAGSPTPHILSTTSHQPLTTNHSRLTTYDLRLTTYQIPTSDSLQELQELIVQVQEARADVEFISLEMREALVELRQQLDDLRGDLTESRLVKFGSLANQFAAAQQSFSQRYGKSVQLAIEGRETTIDRAILEQLKIPLLHLFRNAFDHGIESSSERQASGKSPIARMSLIAVTEGNQLIITLADDGRGIDLTAVRQRAEALGLCDSTAVLSSEQILEFLFRSGFSTSTTVTTLSGRGLGLNIVRLQVERLRGTIGVETTAGQGTKFSISIPMSLNILPLLLCKCQQQTLAFPASQVKEVVVLSECGTGLQHGSTIAWRNLPARLYYLAQFLPYQWRRGASATELGQRLGLVLEIEAETVVLAVDQMLGERELVLKPFDATVKVPNYLLGCTVLGTGEIVPVLSPDRFQELLSQFSVAPATIRQESSRQETFSATTEEIPKILIVDDAIAFRRILERILTAAGYKVVQCRDGQEALEKLSSSEERFDLAISDLEMPRVDGLSLLREIRASSQWQKLPVIVLTSRENQWHRQTAFSLGATEYFTKPFCTDDLLQAIANLLPVTTL; encoded by the coding sequence ATGGTGCTGGATGCTGCAAGCTTAGAAGCAATTACTCAAGAAATACGCACATGCTTCCTGTACGAAGATGCCCCAGACCAATTGTCAGTCTTGGAACAGGGAATTCGCCAGTTGCAAGCAACAGATCCCGAAGTGAATTTGAGCGGGTTATATTCCACCATGCTGCGGGCAGCTCATTCCCTTAAAGGTGGAGCGGGAATCGCTCAATTTACCACGCTCAGCCGCCTATCCCATCACCTAGAAGACCTATTACAAGCCTTACAGCACGAACGGGTAGAGCAGCAGGAGTTAGCCCATGAGTTGATCTCCCTGAGCATCGAACAGATCGGTAGCTTGATTGTCACTGCGATCGGCAATCCCGAAGGAGTCGATCGCTTAGAAGCAACGACCTTACTACCTACAACAACAGCAATTGAAAATTTATTGCAATCGCTGCCCCCGAGTCCTAGAGCTGAGGTAACTGGAGAAGAATTTTTGCTCCCCAACTCCCAAACCTTCAATCCGAGCGCACCGCAGTTTCCTCCTACTGATTCCCAACTCCTGAACGATTCCCTGGCGATCGCCTCCGGCATCCGCAGTTTAAATTTAAAAATACCCGTATCGCGACTGGAGCGGATCGATAACACTATCGGCGAGTTGTTTATCAGTTACGAACGGTTATCTTTGTACCAAGAACAGCTACATCAGGTCGATCTAACGCTAAAACAGCGGGCTGCCCAGCTCAACCCCCTTAGCGAAGACATGCAAGCTCTTTACAACCAACTTGCTGCACTTGGTAGGAAAAGCAGGGAGCAGGGACGAGCTGGGAGCAGGGAGCAGGGGGAAGAGAGCAGAGGAGACCAGGAGCAGAGGAACTGGGGAGTAGGGGGAACTGAGGGAGAAAGAAATTTACAATCTCCACACCCTACACCCCACACCCCACAACGCCAGTCACCTCAACGGGGGACACCCCCGCACGGCGCTGGCTCCCCCACACCCCACATCCTATCTACTACTAGCCACCAGCCACTAACCACTAACCACTCCCGACTTACAACTTACGACTTACGACTTACGACTTACCAAATACCCACATCTGATTCTTTACAAGAATTGCAAGAGCTGATCGTCCAGGTGCAAGAAGCTAGGGCGGATGTGGAATTTATTTCTCTAGAAATGCGGGAAGCTTTGGTAGAGTTACGCCAGCAACTCGACGATTTACGCGGAGATTTAACCGAGTCGCGCCTAGTTAAGTTTGGCAGCTTGGCAAACCAGTTTGCCGCTGCCCAACAATCATTCAGCCAACGCTACGGCAAATCCGTTCAGTTGGCGATCGAAGGACGGGAAACCACGATCGATCGGGCGATCCTCGAACAGTTGAAAATTCCCCTGTTGCATCTATTCCGCAATGCTTTCGACCACGGAATCGAATCTTCTTCAGAGCGGCAGGCAAGTGGTAAATCTCCCATAGCGCGGATGAGTCTGATTGCTGTAACTGAAGGTAATCAACTGATTATTACTCTTGCTGATGACGGGCGCGGTATTGACTTGACCGCAGTGCGACAACGAGCTGAAGCACTCGGACTGTGCGACTCAACTGCTGTACTCTCTTCAGAGCAAATTTTGGAATTTTTGTTTCGTTCTGGTTTTTCCACCTCCACCACAGTTACGACTTTATCAGGGCGCGGTTTAGGACTAAATATCGTCCGCCTGCAAGTCGAGCGCTTGCGCGGCACGATTGGCGTGGAAACTACGGCAGGGCAAGGGACTAAGTTTAGCATTAGCATTCCCATGTCTTTGAATATTTTGCCGCTGCTATTATGTAAATGCCAGCAGCAAACCTTGGCATTTCCTGCCTCTCAGGTTAAAGAGGTTGTCGTCTTGTCGGAGTGCGGAACGGGATTGCAGCATGGCAGCACGATCGCTTGGCGCAATCTCCCAGCTCGACTATACTATCTGGCACAGTTTTTACCTTACCAATGGCGGCGCGGGGCGAGCGCTACCGAACTAGGCCAACGTTTGGGACTCGTGTTGGAGATTGAGGCAGAGACAGTCGTGCTGGCTGTAGATCAGATGTTGGGAGAGCGAGAATTAGTTCTCAAGCCTTTTGACGCTACAGTGAAAGTACCGAATTACCTGCTCGGTTGTACGGTGCTGGGTACGGGGGAAATCGTTCCCGTTCTCTCACCCGATCGGTTTCAAGAACTGCTATCTCAGTTTTCGGTTGCACCAGCAACAATTCGTCAAGAAAGCAGCCGACAGGAGACATTTTCAGCTACAACTGAAGAGATTCCCAAAATTTTGATCGTAGATGACGCGATCGCATTTCGGCGAATTTTAGAGCGGATTCTCACGGCAGCAGGGTATAAAGTAGTACAGTGTCGTGATGGGCAAGAGGCTCTAGAAAAGCTCTCTTCCTCAGAGGAACGCTTCGACCTAGCCATCTCCGATCTGGAGATGCCCCGCGTAGATGGGTTATCCTTACTACGGGAAATCCGTGCTTCCTCCCAATGGCAAAAACTCCCAGTCATCGTATTGACCTCGCGGGAAAATCAGTGGCATCGGCAAACAGCATTCAGTCTGGGTGCGACGGAGTATTTTACCAAGCCCTTTTGCACGGACGACTTACTGCAAGCGATCGCCAACCTCTTGCCAGTCACCACCCTTTAA
- a CDS encoding AGE family epimerase/isomerase — translation MQQDFQALAELYENALFNDVIPFWERHSVDWQQGGYFTCLDRTGKVYDTDKFIWLQNRQVWIFSMLYHQLEKRPEWLKIAANGANFLAKHGRDADGNWYFALDRAGNPLVQPYNIFSDCFAAMAFSKYALASGEDWAKDVALQAYNNVLRRQNNPKGKYNKAYPGTRSLKSLAVPMILANLSLEMDWLLPSDRLEEILAATVREVMTDFLDRDRGLMYENVTPGGSHIDCFDGRLINPGHGIEAMWFIMDIARRHNDPKTINQAVDVIVNILNFAWDNEYCGLYYFMDANGHPPQQLEWNQKLWWVHLESLVALAMGYRLTGREACWEWYQKMHDYTWSHFADPEYGEWFGYLDRQGQVLLNLKGGKWKGCFHVPRALYLCWQQFSVISDQCPVTSNQ, via the coding sequence ATGCAGCAAGATTTTCAAGCACTAGCTGAACTGTATGAAAATGCTCTTTTCAACGATGTTATTCCGTTTTGGGAACGGCATTCAGTTGACTGGCAGCAAGGCGGCTACTTTACCTGTCTCGATCGCACGGGGAAAGTTTACGATACCGACAAGTTTATCTGGTTGCAAAATCGCCAAGTCTGGATCTTCTCCATGCTGTATCACCAGCTAGAAAAACGTCCAGAATGGCTTAAAATCGCGGCAAATGGCGCAAATTTTCTGGCAAAACACGGACGAGATGCTGATGGGAACTGGTACTTTGCTCTCGATCGCGCTGGTAATCCTTTGGTACAGCCATACAATATCTTTTCTGATTGCTTCGCGGCAATGGCATTTAGTAAGTATGCTTTAGCTTCGGGAGAGGATTGGGCAAAAGATGTCGCCTTGCAAGCTTACAACAACGTCTTGCGCCGCCAGAATAACCCCAAAGGCAAATATAACAAAGCATATCCTGGGACGCGATCGCTCAAATCGCTAGCAGTACCGATGATCTTAGCCAACTTGTCCCTAGAAATGGACTGGCTGCTACCCAGCGATCGCCTAGAAGAAATTTTAGCTGCCACCGTACGCGAAGTCATGACCGATTTTTTAGATCGCGATCGCGGGTTAATGTATGAAAACGTGACTCCTGGTGGTTCCCATATTGACTGTTTTGATGGCAGGCTGATTAACCCCGGTCATGGAATTGAAGCCATGTGGTTCATCATGGATATTGCACGCCGCCACAACGATCCGAAAACGATTAACCAAGCAGTTGACGTAATCGTCAACATTCTCAATTTTGCCTGGGATAACGAATACTGTGGCTTATACTATTTTATGGATGCTAACGGACATCCACCTCAGCAACTGGAATGGAATCAAAAACTGTGGTGGGTGCATTTAGAGTCATTGGTAGCACTGGCAATGGGATATCGCCTGACGGGACGCGAAGCATGTTGGGAGTGGTATCAAAAAATGCACGATTACACTTGGTCGCATTTTGCCGATCCTGAATATGGCGAATGGTTCGGTTACTTAGATCGCCAGGGACAAGTCTTATTAAACCTTAAAGGTGGCAAATGGAAAGGTTGTTTCCACGTTCCCAGAGCGCTCTATCTTTGTTGGCAGCAGTTTTCAGTTATCAGCGACCAGTGCCCAGTAACCAGTAACCAGTAA
- a CDS encoding IS701 family transposase, protein MKDQVPAAMPQCFENWCRRFDDVFSRQKQRQEFRVYLGGLLGESQRKNLSQLVTNTVDGSYNSLRHFLNNAPWDEVKLNNRRLEVMHQCRQTTPSQGFTLIVDDSGHRKSGAATDGVGRQYIGEIGKTDNGIVLLTTYLYDGVRRLPLDVALYQHASLFEQGKADPNFQKKPDLALDLVDQCLKRGYRPGVTVIDAGYGNNTPFLKQLESRNLTYVAAIAKNRQVTAQTSGDESARKQGLEAIAQTLAVEQFTPVQLNLEQPRTVWVALLPVHVPKLEGTRWLAIQLNASSFEQATEVDYFLTNASDNQVSAAWVAQTYSARNWVEVFYREAKGWLGLSEYQVRDALSMKRHWVLVFIAYTFILWHQLTGGFRRRWATKPLQTFAEALEAFRTAVEFRLVRWLNEHVDVFASHRAKFGYIWA, encoded by the coding sequence GTGAAAGATCAAGTACCAGCAGCGATGCCGCAGTGCTTTGAGAACTGGTGTCGTCGGTTTGATGATGTATTTTCGCGTCAGAAGCAGCGGCAGGAATTTCGTGTTTATCTAGGGGGACTGCTGGGTGAGAGTCAGCGCAAAAACCTGAGCCAACTGGTCACAAATACAGTAGATGGCTCCTACAACAGCCTCAGACATTTTCTCAACAATGCCCCTTGGGATGAAGTCAAGCTAAATAATCGGCGGTTGGAGGTGATGCACCAGTGTCGCCAGACGACCCCGAGTCAAGGTTTCACATTGATTGTAGATGATTCGGGACATCGCAAAAGTGGTGCGGCTACTGATGGGGTAGGACGGCAGTACATTGGGGAGATTGGCAAGACTGACAATGGTATTGTGCTGCTGACTACCTACTTGTATGATGGAGTGCGACGTCTGCCGTTAGATGTTGCACTCTATCAACACGCAAGTTTATTCGAGCAAGGCAAGGCAGACCCCAACTTCCAGAAAAAACCTGACCTGGCTCTAGACTTGGTTGACCAATGCTTGAAGCGCGGTTATCGACCGGGTGTGACTGTAATTGATGCAGGCTACGGTAATAACACGCCTTTTCTCAAGCAGTTGGAGTCGAGAAACCTAACTTACGTGGCAGCAATCGCCAAAAACCGCCAAGTTACTGCTCAAACATCAGGTGATGAGTCTGCTCGTAAGCAGGGATTAGAAGCTATTGCTCAAACCTTGGCAGTGGAGCAGTTCACACCTGTGCAACTCAATCTGGAGCAGCCCCGGACAGTTTGGGTGGCGCTGTTACCAGTTCACGTTCCGAAGCTCGAAGGCACTCGCTGGCTGGCGATTCAACTCAATGCCTCTAGTTTCGAGCAAGCGACGGAGGTGGATTACTTTCTCACCAATGCCTCTGACAACCAAGTCAGTGCGGCTTGGGTAGCTCAAACATATTCTGCTCGCAACTGGGTGGAGGTCTTCTATCGAGAAGCCAAGGGCTGGTTGGGTTTGAGTGAGTATCAAGTTCGGGATGCTCTGAGTATGAAGCGTCATTGGGTTTTAGTGTTCATCGCTTACACCTTCATCCTTTGGCATCAGTTGACCGGCGGATTCCGCAGACGTTGGGCAACCAAACCCTTACAAACCTTTGCCGAAGCATTGGAGGCATTCCGCACCGCAGTCGAGTTTCGTTTGGTCCGCTGGCTTAATGAGCATGTTGATGTATTTGCCTCTCACAGAGCTAAGTTCGGCTATATTTGGGCTTAG
- a CDS encoding response regulator transcription factor, with protein MKTVLVVEDSPTDRRLIVALLQQVGLNVVCVDSAESALHWLSANHRPDLIVLDIVMPGISGLDLCRQLRASPAFEDISIIFCSSKDQEFDRFWALRQGGDAYIAKPFAPLDLVQTVCSHLS; from the coding sequence ATGAAAACCGTTTTAGTTGTTGAAGACAGCCCGACCGATCGACGGTTGATAGTGGCTTTATTGCAACAAGTTGGCTTAAATGTGGTTTGTGTTGACTCGGCAGAATCTGCTTTGCACTGGTTGTCAGCCAACCACCGACCAGATCTGATCGTATTAGATATTGTTATGCCTGGGATCAGCGGACTCGATTTATGTCGCCAACTGCGTGCTAGTCCGGCATTTGAAGATATATCAATTATTTTTTGTTCCTCGAAAGATCAGGAATTCGATCGGTTTTGGGCTTTACGTCAAGGAGGAGATGCTTATATTGCTAAACCTTTTGCACCACTCGATCTAGTCCAGACAGTATGTAGTCATCTCAGTTAG
- a CDS encoding chemotaxis protein CheW, giving the protein MLTEYFHIQLSPVIELLLPLEQTVGVVTLTLEQICPIPGVASTLLGVANQRGKLLWILDLSGLLGLVSSVRNAHAKTNLTLVVLNGSVHATREQDSRQVGCVVSLLKGIVSLDSEQLQPVPAEFPPALKLYGIGVAQIERPVTALNVNAIFTALSTCDRTSVHP; this is encoded by the coding sequence ATGCTCACCGAATACTTTCACATTCAGCTATCGCCGGTAATCGAACTGTTATTACCGTTGGAACAGACGGTAGGTGTAGTAACCTTAACGCTAGAGCAAATTTGCCCCATCCCTGGCGTAGCATCAACATTGTTAGGGGTAGCAAATCAGCGCGGTAAGTTGTTGTGGATACTAGATTTAAGCGGGTTGTTGGGGCTAGTTAGTTCGGTCAGAAACGCTCATGCCAAGACCAACTTAACTCTTGTCGTGCTGAACGGGAGCGTTCATGCGACAAGAGAGCAAGATTCGCGGCAAGTCGGCTGTGTGGTGTCGCTGCTCAAGGGAATTGTATCGCTTGATTCAGAGCAATTACAGCCCGTACCGGCAGAATTTCCGCCAGCTTTAAAGCTCTATGGCATTGGTGTTGCCCAGATCGAACGCCCCGTAACTGCTCTGAATGTGAATGCTATTTTTACGGCTCTATCCACCTGCGATCGCACCTCAGTACATCCATGA
- a CDS encoding ATP-binding protein: MSTKSTLFFFCGKMAAGKSTLARQIAKEYNAILFVEDELLAQLYPEEIVDIPSYIKYSPRLRAAIASHISELLSRGISVVLDFSANTINQRKWFRRLFEQANAAHRLYFINATDDLCKRQLKQRSKNQSESAFVSDTVFEEITKYFQPPSEDEQFNIVIYDRS, encoded by the coding sequence GTGAGTACTAAATCAACTCTATTTTTCTTCTGTGGAAAAATGGCTGCGGGAAAATCTACGTTAGCAAGGCAGATAGCTAAAGAATACAACGCAATTCTTTTCGTTGAAGACGAGTTACTTGCCCAACTTTACCCTGAAGAAATTGTCGATATTCCAAGCTATATTAAATACTCGCCACGCCTTCGGGCTGCGATTGCATCGCATATCAGCGAGCTTCTCTCCAGAGGAATATCGGTCGTTCTAGATTTTTCAGCCAACACAATCAACCAACGCAAGTGGTTTCGCAGACTATTTGAGCAAGCTAATGCAGCCCATAGGCTATACTTCATTAACGCAACTGATGACCTTTGCAAACGTCAATTAAAGCAGCGAAGTAAAAATCAATCGGAATCAGCTTTTGTCAGCGATACAGTTTTTGAAGAAATAACCAAATACTTTCAGCCTCCTTCTGAGGATGAGCAATTTAATATTGTCATCTACGATCGCTCGTGA
- a CDS encoding methyl-accepting chemotaxis protein — translation MTASSKSYPNLPTPQHIAALAAEVEREPKDLVNKITLANALEQRGDAIKAAAFYREAIAQDPDGIYGSVARKALETLEKSDGWREANSSETGKPLSESKSTLAEGLESTVSPQPLMLRMRVAGSRITNVWQHFNFRTKLAIVLIVSTALPIVVITQGIVTVTRDTLLQKARQSLQRDGSYFNEDYVMWGVDEAQTEADTIARLVETLKIDLNSQRQVSAYRQQLQTYMESLKVSDESDSVEKNLRIVTDARGRTVAQYIQTLSPASFNPSAEQLQLSPQYQPVSLPLGINVADIPIVQNTLRTGKTLQGMELWKGDFLKRLGQDKQANIRLRSPAQAAQPSTASQSSIDGGKAALVGVVVHPIKIDNRVVGTVIVGSVENRNFLNNDSIKQRVGIPISAVYAQDWRISSNIPAGDGKTRDIGTRSPQAIAATVLGKGQEFITKTTIAGAEYLGIYLPLYDHQQELNPTKAKPVGMTFVARPMSELDELLAQQQKTAYGIGAGMLLIAALMAIPIASTFARPLRRLAEFAQAVGEGKQGERLENSQRGDEIGILARQLNAMTANIEANLEATRTSETRQRQEKERLQRGMINLLLETETVKHGDLTVRAKVSQGETGAISDAFNTVIASLRDIVLQVKSAAEQVQISAVDSEASVEKLACEANTQAETVAEALTSVEEMEQSIQAIASSAQTAATIARQALDAAQDSDRTMDETVNSMETLRANVWETTVKAKRLAESSQEISKIVSIISTISEKTNVLAFNAAIEATRAGENGKGFRLVANEVRRLAERVTDATKEIDRLVRTIQQGTSDVLKTMEVSNASVAIGTQLVAKTKTNLQDMAQIGQEIDQLLQSISVRTVSQADNSCMVNQTMQTVAAIAQTNSTESAAVLSTLQELLEVARELQLSVSRFRVED, via the coding sequence ATGACAGCATCTAGCAAAAGTTATCCAAATCTGCCCACGCCACAGCACATTGCGGCGCTAGCAGCAGAAGTCGAACGCGAACCAAAAGATTTGGTGAATAAAATTACGCTTGCGAATGCCTTAGAGCAGAGGGGAGATGCGATCAAAGCTGCCGCATTTTACCGAGAAGCGATCGCGCAAGATCCCGATGGGATTTACGGCTCTGTGGCACGAAAGGCGCTGGAAACTCTAGAAAAATCTGATGGGTGGCGAGAGGCGAATAGCTCGGAAACGGGCAAACCACTGTCAGAATCCAAATCAACTTTGGCGGAGGGGCTGGAAAGCACTGTTAGCCCACAGCCACTCATGCTGAGAATGAGAGTAGCTGGCAGTAGAATTACCAACGTCTGGCAACACTTCAACTTCCGCACCAAACTCGCCATTGTTCTGATCGTTAGCACCGCCCTCCCAATCGTCGTCATCACGCAAGGAATTGTCACAGTCACCCGAGACACCTTACTGCAAAAAGCCAGACAGTCGTTACAAAGGGATGGGTCGTACTTCAATGAAGACTACGTGATGTGGGGTGTGGACGAGGCACAGACAGAGGCAGATACAATCGCTCGGCTGGTCGAAACTTTGAAGATCGATTTGAACAGTCAAAGACAAGTCAGCGCGTATCGGCAGCAATTGCAAACCTACATGGAAAGTTTGAAAGTTTCCGATGAAAGCGACTCGGTAGAAAAAAACTTGAGAATTGTCACCGATGCTCGGGGTAGAACGGTAGCCCAATACATTCAAACCTTATCCCCAGCATCGTTCAACCCCTCCGCCGAACAACTTCAACTCTCACCACAATATCAGCCCGTGTCCTTGCCCTTAGGGATAAATGTGGCAGATATTCCCATCGTTCAAAATACCTTGCGCACGGGCAAAACGCTGCAAGGCATGGAGTTATGGAAGGGAGATTTTCTCAAACGTTTGGGGCAAGACAAACAAGCAAATATCAGGTTACGGTCGCCAGCTCAAGCAGCACAGCCTTCAACTGCAAGTCAATCCAGCATTGATGGTGGGAAAGCTGCTTTAGTGGGTGTCGTCGTCCACCCCATCAAAATCGACAATCGAGTCGTAGGCACTGTCATTGTCGGCTCGGTGGAAAACCGGAACTTTTTAAATAACGATAGTATAAAACAACGGGTGGGCATTCCCATCTCGGCAGTCTATGCCCAAGACTGGCGGATTTCCTCTAATATTCCGGCTGGCGACGGCAAAACCCGAGATATCGGCACGCGATCTCCTCAAGCTATAGCCGCCACCGTTCTCGGTAAAGGACAAGAATTCATTACTAAAACAACAATTGCTGGTGCAGAATATCTGGGCATATACCTACCATTGTACGACCACCAGCAAGAACTCAATCCGACCAAAGCCAAGCCTGTAGGCATGACCTTTGTAGCTCGCCCAATGTCAGAATTAGACGAGCTGCTTGCCCAACAGCAAAAAACAGCCTATGGAATTGGAGCGGGAATGCTATTAATAGCAGCATTGATGGCAATTCCAATTGCCAGTACCTTTGCCCGCCCGCTCAGACGACTAGCAGAATTCGCTCAGGCAGTAGGTGAGGGCAAGCAGGGAGAGAGATTAGAAAATTCTCAGCGCGGCGACGAAATTGGCATTCTAGCGCGGCAATTAAATGCGATGACGGCAAACATTGAAGCGAACCTAGAGGCAACACGCACCTCAGAAACCCGCCAGCGTCAGGAAAAAGAAAGGTTACAGCGGGGCATGATAAACTTGCTATTAGAAACGGAAACAGTCAAACACGGCGACTTAACTGTCAGAGCTAAAGTCTCGCAGGGGGAAACAGGCGCAATTTCTGATGCATTTAATACAGTTATTGCCAGCTTGCGCGACATAGTTTTGCAAGTTAAATCAGCCGCCGAACAGGTGCAAATTTCAGCAGTAGACAGCGAAGCTTCTGTAGAAAAACTTGCCTGTGAAGCTAACACCCAAGCCGAAACAGTGGCAGAAGCATTGACATCGGTAGAAGAAATGGAACAGTCGATTCAAGCGATCGCCAGTTCCGCCCAAACCGCCGCCACCATCGCTCGTCAGGCACTAGATGCAGCCCAAGATAGCGATCGGACGATGGACGAGACTGTCAATAGCATGGAAACACTCCGCGCTAATGTTTGGGAGACAACTGTAAAAGCCAAACGGCTAGCGGAATCTTCCCAAGAAATTTCTAAAATCGTCAGCATTATCTCGACAATCTCTGAAAAAACTAACGTCCTCGCCTTCAACGCCGCGATCGAAGCAACTAGAGCTGGAGAAAATGGGAAAGGCTTTCGCCTCGTAGCTAACGAAGTCAGGCGCTTAGCAGAAAGAGTCACAGACGCAACTAAAGAAATTGACCGACTGGTACGAACTATCCAGCAAGGAACCAGCGATGTGCTAAAAACGATGGAAGTTAGCAACGCCTCTGTAGCAATAGGAACTCAACTGGTGGCAAAAACGAAAACTAACTTGCAAGATATGGCACAGATCGGTCAAGAAATCGACCAATTGTTGCAATCAATTTCCGTGCGGACAGTTTCTCAAGCAGATAACTCCTGTATGGTCAATCAAACCATGCAAACAGTAGCAGCGATCGCCCAAACAAATTCGACCGAATCCGCTGCCGTGCTATCTACGCTACAGGAACTCCTTGAGGTCGCCCGCGAACTCCAACTTTCCGTGTCCCGATTTCGAGTAGAAGATTAA